The genomic window ATTTAAATCATATGAGCCCAAGAGGACTTCCTTTAATAGGTGATGGAGACTGGAATGATGGTATGAACGCTGTTGGCACCCAGGGTAAAGGGGAAAGTATTTGGCTTGGACATTTCTTGTACGGTATTTTAAAAGATTTCTCTGTTGTCTGTAAGAAAATGGGAGATTTAGCAAATATGCAAAGGTTTATGGACGAAGCTGAAAAGCTTAAAGAAAACATCAACAAATACGCCTGGGATGGAGAATGGTACGTAAGGGCATTCAAAGACAACGGGGAACCGATTGGAAGCAAACAAAATAGTGAAGGTAAGATATTTTTAAATGCACAAACTTGGGCAATAATCAACGGTACCGCAACACAAACACGAAGTGAAACAGCTTATCGATCAGCAAAAAAGTACCTGTTTAAAGATTATGGACCACTTCTTTTTCAACCGGCGTTTGCTAAACCTGATCCAGAAATTGGATATCTAAGCAGATACGCCGCGGGAGTTAGGGAAAATGGCGGATTGTACACTCATGCAGGTACGTGGGCGATATTAGCAGCCTCAAAGATGAAAGATCCTGATACATATAAAATCTACAAAAGCTTCATGCCTATTTATAGGGGTTTGGAACCAGATAAATACTTAGCTGAACCATATGTTACTCCAGGTAACGTTGATGGACCAGATTCCCCCTATTTTGGAAGAGGAGGGTGGACTTGGTATACAGGATCAGCAGCTTGGTATTTTATAGTTGCGATTGAGGGAATTATTGGACTAAAAGCCGAATGGGAAGGGTTAAAAATAGAACCTTTATTCCCCGAAGAATGGAAAGAAGTAAAAGTAAAGAGAATATTCAGGGGAAAACAGTTGAACATAACTTACAAAAAAAGTGATGAGAAAAAGATCATAGTTAACGGTGTAGAAATTGATGGAAACATTATTAATCCGGAATTACTTGAAGAAAATGTTTTGAATGTTGAGGTACTTTTTTAGAAAAATATCAAAAAACCGTAAAATTACTATTAGGAGGTGTAGAAAGATGAGAAAGGCATTGGTTGTTTTGAGTGTTGTGATGTTGATGGTTTCGTTAAACTTCGGTGCAACAACGATCACCGTATGGGGTATGGGTGAGGCAAAAGGTTTGAAGCAAGTGACTGAACTTTTCATGGAAGAATACCCGGAATATGAGGTTGATTTCCAAGCCATCCCCTGGTCAAATGCCTACGAAAAAATTTTAACGTCAATCGCAGGTAGACAAGTCCCGGATGTCGCCCAGATGGGAACAACTTGGATGGCTCCGTTTGGAAGTATGGGGGCGTTTGAAGATTTAGCTCCATATATTGAAAATTCTGAAGTTGTAAAACCAGAAAATTTTTTCGAAGGCGCCTGGGAATCAGGGATAGTTATCGGAAAACAGTTTGGTATTCCTTGGCATGTGGATGTTAGAGCGATGTTCTATAGAACAGATTTATTAACACAAGTAGGTTACGATCATGCTCCTCAAACTTGGGATGAGTTATACGATGCAGTGAAAAAATTACATGAAAATGGTAGTAGATATGGCATATCACTTTATCAACCTCAGGATAACTACCAAATTTTCTTTCCATTTGTTTGGCAAAATGGTGGAGACATTTTTGATAGTGAAGGAAATGTGATAGTAGATCAACCTGAATTCGTTGAAGCCTTGGAATACTATACAAAATTTTTCACAGAAGGTTTGACCCCAATTTCTGGAAGTGGTAACATATTCCAAGATTTTGCTTCAGGTGATACACCAATCTATTTTTCAGGTCCATGGATGATTAATATGACTAGAGAGCAAACTCCACAAATAGATGGGAAATGGGATGTAGCATTAATGCCTGAGAAAAAAAGTAAAACTTCTTTTATGGGAGGTAGTAATTTAGTCATTTTCAGAGATTCCAAAAATAAAGAAGTCGCTTGGAAGTTTATTGAATTTGCATCAAGACCTGAAAACCAACTGTTGGCCTATCAAATTACAAATGAACTACCTGCAGTCCGTCAAGCATGGAAAGATCCTTTATTGCAAGCAGATCCGATGATAGCAACATTTGGTGAACAGTTGAATGATGCAAAAGCTCCTGTAAACGTACCGGAATTCCATGAGATTGCAGCAGCGATTGATAACATGGTTCAACAAACAATTTATGCTAGAAAAACACCAGAACAAGCGGCTCAGGATTTGAAAAAAGAAATTGAAAAGATACTGAAATAATTTATTTTATGCCCCTCTTTTTACGCAAAAAGGGGGGCTTTTGATCAAAACTTTTTGATTATCAAGGAGAGATAAAATTGAAGACCCCATTAAGAGCGATTATTAGTTTCATAGGACCTTCAATAATATTATTGATGATTTTCATGTTAATACCTATAGTAGTTTCGTTGATAATAAGCTTCACTGATTTCGATGTTTATGCCATATATGATTGGGGAAAAGCGAGTTTTATAGGCTTTGAAAATTATGTAAACTTAATGCATGATCCCCTTTTTTGGAGGGCATTATTAAATACATTATACGCATTAGTTGTTGCGATGCCTTTAACGGTAGTTTTATCTTTAAGTTTTGCTGCCCTTATAAACAGGGAAGCCACGCATTTTAAAAATTTTTTTAAAGTAAGTTTTTATCTACCTTCCATCACAAACACAGTCGCAATCGCCATCGTATGGGCTTGGATGTTTAATCCCGATTACGGATTAATAAATTGGTTTTTAGGTTTTTTTGGAATACAAGGACCCAATTGGTTAGGAGATCCCCTTTGGGCAATGCCATCGGTAATAATGCTTGTAGTTTGGAAAGCAGTTGGTTACAACGTTATTCTCTTCACAGCTGGCTTACAAAATATACCAGACTATCTATATGAAGCTGCCGAGTTGGATGGTGCTTCAAGATTTCAGCAATTTTTACATGTTACCATTCCATCGTTGAGGCCAACAATATTTTTCGTTACAGTTATGACTGTAATAGGTTATTTGCAATTATTTGAAGAACCATACATGTTAACGGCAGGCGGACCTTTGAATGCTACTTTATCTATAGTTCTTTATCTATATAGACAGGGCTTTGAGTTCTTCAAATTAGGATATGCTTCTTCGATTGCCTTTGTGCTATTTTTAATGATATTTGCCTTAACCTTTATACAAATGAGAGCAAGAAGATTAGAAGTATAAAAGAGTATTGGTGAGGAGTGATAATTATGAGATCGAGAAAAGTTTCTCCCATAGAGCAAGTAGCGGTACATGGATTGTTGATTATTTGGTTGTTAATTTCAGTTATACCTTTTGTATGGATGGTTTCAACTTCTTTTAAAGGTCCCGGAGAAATTTATATATTTCCTCCAAGATGGATCCCTAAAAACCCTACTTTGAATAATTATATAGATTTATTTCAAGAAATGAATTTTGGAAGGCCATTTTTGAATTCGGTTATCGTGTCTCTTTCTACAACATTTCTATCAGTTTTAGTAGCCACTATGGCAGGTTATGGATTCGCTAAATTTCGTTTTAAAAATAAAAATTTATTGTTTTTGTTCATCTTAGGGACGATAATGGTGCCTGGGCATATAACAATGATTCCAGTATTTTTATTGTTGTCACAGTTGAATCTATTGAACACCTATTTGGGGTTAATATTACCAGCTATAGCAAATGCCTTCAACATATTTTTCATGAGACAATACATTATGGGTATACCTGATGAACTAATAGAAGCAGCAAAAATGGATGGGGCACATGAAGGATGGATATTTTTTAGAATAATTTTGCCTTTGGCAAGACCTGCAATGGCGGCAATAACTATTTTCACTTTTACAGGTGCTTGGAACAGCTTTTTATGGCCATTAATTCTAGCGACTGATGAAAGTATGTATACACTTCCGGTCGCTGTATCTGTTTTACAAGGGCAGTATGGTGAAAATATTGCAATGCAGATGGCAGGTTCGGTTATCGTAATTTTACCTCTTATAATCGTATTTTTACTCACTCAACGTTATTTCATAAAAGGAATCACATTTACAGGAATGAAAGTCTAAAATAAAATGATTATATTTATAATACTATTCAATTATTATTAATAAATTACCTGTATAATAAAAGGGACTAAATTTATCCTAATTAAAGGAGGACTTTAGATGGCAAAAGTCAACGTTATATTCTACAGTATGTATGGCCATATCTATCAAATGGCTAAAGCCGAAGCGGAAGGCGCAAAAGAAGTAGAAGGAACGAATGTTGAGATCTACCGAGTCCCTGAAACCGTTCCTGAAGATATTCTAATCCAATCTGGAGCTAAAAAGGCACAAGAACAATTTTCACATATTCCAATAGCAAATATGGATTCTCTAGTTGAAGCTGATGCGATAATTTTTGGTACTCCCACCAGATTTGGCATGATGGCGGCGCAAATGAGGCAATTCCTTGATACAACAGGTCCACTTTGGGCAAAGGGAAGTTTGGTTGGAAAAATAGGTAGTGTCTTTACTTCTACTAGTACTCAACATGGGGGTCATGAATCTACTATTTTAAATTTTCATACAACGTTATTGCACCATGGAATGATTATTGTTGGAATTCCCTTTACTGAGCCAGATCTGAGCGATGTATCGAATATTCATGGGGGTTCACCGTATGGCGCCTCGGCAATTATCACCCAGAGCGATGAAAATAGACCTAATGAAATAGAACTTAATATTGCCAAAAGTCAGGGAAGAAGAGTAGCTGAAATAGCAAAAAAGCTTTTTGGTTGATATTTTGAAGAATAAACTCAAGGAGTACAATATCGGCTTTAAGAAACTTTTGAAAATTTTTGAAGGCGCACAAATTGTGCGTCTTTATTTTTTTTGAATTTAAAACTTCAATTGACTTTTAAAAAAATAATTGTTATAATTAATTATGATTATTCACTTGGTGTATGAATGAAAAGATTAGAGGTGATCTTCCCAATGCTAAATATTCAAAATTACACTTTTTTCAACCCTTCTCCAAACTTTCGAGAAATGATGATCTTAAAGTTAATTTCTCAAGAAAACGATATTTCTCAAGAGACAATGGCAAAAAAAGTAGGGGTTGTCCCATCGATGATAAACAAGTATTTAAAGGATTTTGAAGAGAATGGAAATATTATAAAAAGCGGTGAAAACAAACGTAATATGAGTTATGAGCTCACAGAGGCGGGAAAAAAGAGGTTGCAATTTTTAACCCTCAGTTTCGTTGATGAGGTTTCTGAGCTGTACACAGAAACCAAAGACTCCTTCAAAAAAGTTTTTCAAACTCTTAAAAAAGATAATTTAAAGGATATTCTTTTATATGGTGCAGGGGTTGTTGGAGGGATTGTACTAAAGGTTTTGAAGGATGAAAATATTAATATAATTGGATTTTTGGATGATTCTCCTTCAAAGCAAGGAGATAAGCTCCAAGGAATAGATATTTACCCGCCGGAAAAAGCCAAAGAGTTAACCTATGATGCCCTCATAATAGCTTCGTTTAGGAAGTCAGAGAAAATATTGGAAAAGGCAACGGAAAGAAATTTGGAAAAATTGTACGTTTTTAAGATAGATGAGGAAGGCAATATTTCTTTGGAGGGGGATATGAAATGAAAGATAAGATGGAGGTTCCTCTTTTTGATTTAACAAGGCAATATGAAAAATTGAGAAAAGATGTTCTGAAGAAGTTGGATGCCGTTTTCACTTCTGGAAACGTGGTTATGGGAAGTAATGTAAAAGCCTTAGAAGAGGAAATTGCGAAGTATATAAACGTAAAGTATGCTATCGGTGTTGCTAATGGTTCTGATGCCCTAAGAATATCGGTTCAAGCTCTGGGTATAAAAGAAGGAGATTACGTTATCACCACACCATATACTTTTTTTGCAACTGCAAGTGCAATTGTACTGAATGGAGCCACTCCTATATTTGTGGATATAGAAGATAAATACTACAACCTTGATTTGGATAAAGTCGAAGATTTGCTTGAAAATCATCCGGAAAAAGAAAAAATTAAAGCAATTATTCCTGTACACCTTTTTGGAAAAACCGTTGATTTAGAGAGATTGGAAAAAATAAGAGAGAATTACAACGTAAAAATCATAGAAGATGCCGCTCAATCTATTGGGTCTGTATGGCAGTACAAGAATGGCGAAAGAAAATTTAGTGGTAGTATAGGAGATTTGGGTATTTTTTCTTTCTTCCCAACAAAAAATCTGGGTGGTTATGGTGATGGTGGAATGGTTGTTACAAACGACGCGGATTTGGCAGATAAGGTCAGAAAATTAAGAGTCCATGGTGCAGCAAAAAAATATTATCACGATGAAGTTGGTTACAATTCAAGATTAGACGAAGTTCAAGCCTCAATATTGAGAATAAAACTAAACAATTTAGATGAATACATTGATAAAAGAATAAAAAAGGCAAAAAATTATGAAGAATTATTTGAATTACATAACCTCAACGAAGATTTAAGTTATCCTGCTTATTTTAACGATAGAACCCATGTCTATCACCAATATGTTGTCACTTTGAATAACCCCAAAGATAGGAATAAATTAAAAAAATTCTTAGAAAATAAAAGTGTTGGAACATCGATATACTATCCTCTTGGTTTGCACCTTCAAAAGTGCTTTGAGAACTTGGGTTATAAAGAAGGGGACTTCCCTGTAGCTGAAAAGGCATCTAAATCGACGATAGCTTTGCCAATGTTTCCAGAGCTCACCAAAAAAGAGCAGGAATACGTAGTTAAATGTATTAAAGAGTTTTTTTCAAAATAGTTTTAGAATTCCTAAAAACAGTGTTATTTTAGAAAGGGGAGGACTAAAAAATGGCATTACTAGACAAAATAAAAGATAAAACGGCAAAGGTAGGGGTAATAGGTTTAGGTTATGTGGGTTTACCTCTTGCGGTAGAAAAGGCAAAGGCAGGGTACCCTGTTTTAGGGTTCGATATTCAAAAAGAAAAGGTTGAAAAGGTCAACAAAGGAATAAATTATATTGGAGATATTGTAAATTCAGAGTTAGAAAAGCTAGTTGAAGATGGTTATCTAAGCGCCACAACTGATTATGATAGAATAAAGGAATGCGATTGTGTTATGATATGTGTTCCAACTCCTTTGAATAAATACAAACAACCTGATTTAAGTTTCGTTGTTGATTCAACAAAAGAGGTAGCAAAAAGGCTTCATCCAGAAATGTTAATTGTTTTAGAAAGCACTACATATCCAGGAACCACCGAAGAAGTAATTCTGCCATTATTACAAGAATATGGGTTTAAGGTTGGAAAAGATTTTTATTTAGCTTTTAGTCCAGAGAGGGTAGATCCAGGAAATTTGATTTACAAGACCAAAAATACACCAAAAGTAGTCGGTGGAGTTACCGAAAAATGTACTTTACATGCAAAAACCCTCTATGAAAACGTATTAAACGCTGGTGTTTTCACCGTATCGTCCCCTAAGGAAGCAGAGATGTCAAAGATTTTGGAAAATACCTTTAGAATAGTGAATATTGGTCTCATCAATGAAATGGCTATTTTAGCAAAGAAAATGGGAATAAATATCTGGCAGGTAATAGACGCAGCTGCTACAAAGCCTTTTGGGTTCATGCCTTTTTATCCCGGACCAGGTGTGGGCGGCCATTGTATTCCAATAGATCCTTTTTATTTAACGTATAAAGCTAGAGAGTTTGACTATCACACAAGGATAATAGAATTGGCAGGGGAAATAAACGATTATATGCCCGAGTACGTAATCGAAAGACTAATGGACATTTTAAACGAAAATAAAAAGTGTTTGAATGGTTCCAAAATATTGATGTTAGGGGTGAGTTATAAAAACGATATAGACGATTTAAGAGAGTCTCCTGCATTGAAAATTTTGGAGCTTTTGGAAAAAAAGGGTGCAGAAGTAAAGATTCATGACCCATATATAAAAAATTTTTCTCACAAAGGAATAGAGTATAAAACGGTAGATTTAACAAAAGAATTGTTAGAGGAATCAGATGCGGTCTTAATTACTACCGGACATAAAAAGGTGGATTACAATTTTGTTTTGGAAAATGCCGATATAGTTTTCGATACAAAAAATATCACAAAAGGACTTAGAGAGAAGTATCCAGAAAAAGTTTCTCTATTATAAAAAGTTAAAAAGTAGGTGATATTCCGTGCTTAAATTGGCTGTAATAGGTTGTGGAAGAATTGCTCAAAAAAAACACACAGAAGCGATCATAAAAAATTCTGATATTATTGAAAACGTGGCTGTTTGCGATTTAAAAGAAGAAAGAGCAGAACAATTTGCCGGTAAGGTAGAAAATTCTGGATTAAACAAACCAGAAATATACACGGATTACAGTAAATTGTTGAAAAGAACCGATATAGATGCCGTGGCAATAGCCACCGAAAGTGGAAATCACTATGAAATCACCATGGAAGCCATGCAAAACAACAAACATGTATTAGTGGAAAAACCAATGGCCCTATCAACAAAACATATGAACGAGATGATAGAGTTTGCAAAAAGGAAAAATTTAAAGTTAGGTGTTTGTTTTCAAAATCGGTTCAACCCACCTATACAAGAATTAAGAAAAAAAATTACAACAAATTCATTTGGAAGGATTCTCCACGGTCAAGCTTCCATTAGGTGGAATAGAAACGAAGAATATTATAAGCAAGCAAAATGGAGGGGCACTTGGGAATACGACGGGGGCACGTTGATGAACCAATGTACGCACAATATAGACTTGCTATTGTGGAATATGGGCTCTGAAATAGATGAAATATACGGTGTTATTAAGAACTTCACGCATCCTTATATAGAAGCCGAGGATTTTGGAGGAGCAATAATAAAATTTAAAAACGGTTCCGTAGGAATTATAGAAGGGTCAGCAAATATATATCCAAAAAACTTGGAAGAAACTCTATCGATATTTGGAGAAAAAGGCACAGTGGTTATCGGTGGTTTAGCGGTGAATAAGATAAAACATTGGAGATTTGAAGGAGAAGATGGACATCCATTTCAAAATCTCCCAGATCCTGATACGGTTTATGGGAGCGGGCACATTCCACTTTACAGAGATTTTTATCAATCGATAGAAGAAGATCGAGAACCTTTCATTAACGGTGACGAAGGGAAAAAGGCTGTAGAAGCTGTTTTGGGAATTTACAACTCTGCCCTTTTGGACAGACCTGTGAAATTTCCAATCGATTTTTCAACGATAGAAATGAAGGGGGATATAAAGTCAATCTAGATCTTGTCACAATCAAGATCTACCCCTTCTTCTTTTTCACATATTGATTTCTATTCCTAAACCAGGTTTGTCCAAAAGAATTATTGTATCTCCTTTTACTTCAAATCCACCTTTTATTCCTTCAAATTCTTCATAATACATGAAGGAATCTAAATCAGCATCTGTTATATTTCTCTTAGCTGCGACTAAGCTTGCCCCCGCAGTAAGGGCCACCTTTGTTTCTACCATACATCCAACCATACAATTAATTCCAGCAGATTCTGCAATTGCGTTAATCTTTTCAGCTTCGTAAAGCCCTCCACTTTTCATCAGTTTTATGTTGATCATATCGGCACTATCTTTTTTCATTGCATGCATTGCATCATGAGCGTTATGAACTGATTCATCTAAAATTATCTTCATATCAGCCTTTTTTCGCAAAAGTGCAGACCCATCAAAATCCCAATCGGCTAACGGCTGCTCAACGGCTTCAACGTTGTAATTTTCTATCATTTTGATTGCGGTTAACGTATCGTGTATATTCCATCCTTGGTTGGCATCTATTTTCAATCTTACGTTATCTCCCACGCTATTTCTTATTAGCCTGATAGCTTCAATGTCGTTTTTAAGATCAACGCCAGTTTTGATTTTTAATATATTAAATCCTTTATCTACGCTCTCTTTGGCTTCGTTTGCCATTTCTTGTGGTGCACCAATCCCTATCGTGATATCTGTTTGTACTTTGTTTTCAAATCCACCAAGAAGCTTATAAAGAGGTTCTTGCATCACTTTCCCTTTTATATCGTAGAGAGCGATATCAACCGCTGCTTTTGCTGCTGTATTTCCTGCAATTGCTTTGTTCAATATATAATGTATTCTTTCTATTGCGAGTGGATCCTGCCCTATTAATATTTCTTTGAATGTTTTAAGAACAAATGTTACACTATCGATACTTTCCCCCGTTACCGAACGAGAAGGAGTAGCTTCTCCAAAACCGTAGTATCCTTCATCAGTAGTTATTTTTACAAGCACCGATTCACAATACTCCGTTGCTCCTCGCGAAATAACAAAAGGTTTTTTGAGTTTAATTTTGATTTTTTCAAATTTTAAATCTGTTATTCTCATTTCTCTACCTCCCATTGGATTTTTAAATAGTTCGACCCCTTGCCATAACCTTTTTTATTTCCAGATTACTTTTATCTAAGAACACTATATCGGCATCAAAGTTTTCTTTTATTTGGCCTTTGTTTTCTAATTTAAGAAAATTTGCAGGATTGATAGTGATAACCTTTAAAGCTTCTTCTAAAGGGATATCTTGTTGTAATACACAATCCTTAACCTCTTCAAAGAGTGTACCTACATCTGCTACTGTTAAACCTAAATAATTTCCTTTGTCATCGAACTGTGGTAAACTCCCCTGTCCATCGGATGAGAATGATATATTGTCAATACTTACCCCATCTTCCAACAAAAGTTTCAAAGCTTTAGATGGTTTTGATGGATCTTCTTTGTCTTTCTTTTTTGACGAACTAGTTGTGAAATCTATTCTTCCACCCATTTCTATAAAATTTTTACATGTTTTAAGAGCTTTTTCTCCCTTGTTCATGTGAGTTGGAAGGAACTGTGTAATAGGTAATTCTGAATTTTCAACAACATCTATCAATATTTGAATAAATTTTTCTCCTCTGCCAACGTGAATATTTACAATGCCTGCCTTTTTTGATAAAATTCCGCCCACTCGAGCTTCTGAAGTCAATCTTATCAGTTCTTCTAAGGTTGGTTGGGAACCTCTATGGTCTGAAATAGCGACTTCTCCAACACCTATTATTTCTTCAATGAAAACCAAATCGTCTATAATTCTGCCGGTAAAAGTTTTTATAGGAAAATGATAAGAACCCGTATACGTGTAGCAGCTTATTCCTTCTTGTTTTAATGCTTTTGCTTTTGCGATTAAGTTTTGCATACTTCGAGTTGCGTTGTCGGTTCCCAAAACACCTACTACGGTAGTAATTCCAGAATTTACTATCTTAGAAACAAATATCTCTGGGGTTCTTGTGCTGTATCCCCCTTCTCCACCTCCTCCTGTTATATGAACGTGAGAGTCTATAAAACCTGGAACTACTATATAATCCTCAGCATCGATAATTTCAACTTTAAGATTAGAATTTAATTCTATCGAATCGACTAGTTCTAAGATTTTTTCTCCACCAATTAATATATCTTTTTTCCCTAAAGCTTTCGGTGAGTAAACCGTTGCATTCTTTATGAGGGTAAGCAAAATTCTTCTTCTCCTTTTCTATGATTATAATTTTTATTTCAATCATGCCATAGAAATATTATAAAGTCAAGTTAACGCATTCTACCAATAATTTTTAAATAAAAAACAAAAAGCTCAAAAATCCGAAAAAAGATTTTTGAGCTTTCAAAGAAAGAAAAGTTTGGTAATGGTCGGGACGACTGGACTTGAACCAGCGACCTTTGGTTCCCGAAACCAACGCGCTACCAACTGCGCTACGCCCCGAATTCTTATTATTCCATAATTGATTTTATCATATTTTTGAATCGAAGTGAAGACTAATAAAAAAATTGAGAAATAATAAATTGTCTAAATAATATAAGTGAAGTTGCTACAAACCATATATCCGTATATAATTTAACTATTGCGTTATAATAATTCATTTTATTGTTAATTTTAGGCACAGCTAACTCTTTTAAAAAATGTTATAATTGATATGAAATAATTGAAAGAGGTGATCATAATTTGCTAATTCCTTTACACAACCTGTTTATTGGACAGAAGGGAAAGATAGTGAGTTTAAACATTGAAGGAGAAAGTACTAAAAATCGTCTTATCGCAATGGGAATTACTCCAGGTAAATTTATAGAATTAGCCCATGTTTCTCCTTTTGGGGATCCTTTAGTATTTAAAATTGGAGAAAAAAAAGTAGTTTTAAGAAGGAGCGAAGCTTCTAGGATCATTGTAGATGTTCCTTACAAAGTATTCAACCTTTTGGAAAGTGAAATTGGAAAATATGAAATTATCGATATTAAAGGCGGAAGGAATTTTGTAGAAGAAATGAAAAGTATGGGGTTGTATAAAGGAGTTAATATTAATTTAGTTAATAAGCTTGGGAATAGGATAATTATAGATGTTGATGGGAAAAAATACGAATTGGGCAGGGGAAGAGCTTCCAAGATATTTTGTAAAAAGGTGGAATAATTAATGAATATATCGCTTATAGAAGAATACGTAAGAAATAATAAAGAAGTAGATATTTTGGAATTAAAAGAGAAATTTCACTTAAATCAAAGTGAAACGAATATTTTGATTCCTTTTTTAAGAATAATGGATGTTGAAATTAAAAAAATAAATAAAATAGAACCTGTATGTAAAAGTTGTCCATTGTCAGATAAATGTGGAAAAGGCCTGTTAAATAACTGTTATTATACTAATAACTCTACAAAACAAATTTAATACAGGGAGGAGCTTGAATGAGCAAGGATACCCTCAAAGATAACGTTGAAACCGTTGACAAGGAAGCTGAGATTTCAATAATTGGAAATCCTAACGTTGGAAAGACTTCTCTATTCAACCTTTTAACGGGCACAAAACAATATGTTGCCAATTGGCCAGGGGTTACAGTAGAGAAGAAAATAGGAAGTTTTAAGTATAAAGGTAAAACCTTTAAATTAGTTGATCTTCCAGGTGTTTACACCCTTTCAGCTAAAAGTGAAGATGAGAGAGTTGCTAAAGATTACTTAATAAGTAATACTTCAGAGATAGTAATTGTCGTAGCAGATGCCTTGAACTTGGAAAGTTCTATGTTTTTATTGTTTCAACTTATAGAAATAGGCGTGAAGACTATTTTGGTTATAAACTCCGTAGATGAAGCTCGGGAAAAAGGACGAATCATCGATCCATCCCCGATTTCCAAAACTTTAAACATCCCTGTCATATTGACTTCCGCCAAGACAGGTGAAGGTAAGGAAGAACTTTTAGAAGAAGCATATAAGCTTTCAAAAGAAAAAAATCTTACAAAAAAGAAAATAATGTATCCAGAAGAAATAGAGAATTTTATCAATTTTTTTCAAGACAAAGTTTCAAAGTTTCCTAAAATAAGTTCAAAATATCAAAATTATATAGATAGTAGTTGGTTACCAATATATTTTTTAGAGTTTGGAAGTGAAGATTTAGAACTTCCCCAAGATTTTTTGACTGAGTTAAAAGAAAATTTTGATATAGAAGATCTTAAAAACAAATATTTAAATTGGAAGTTTAATTTCATTTCTTATCTAGTTAGTTCTTCGATAATAAAAGAGGGTATAGACTGGTCTTTGAGAGATATTTTAGACCACGTTTTTACACATAAGATTTTGGGAATATTGATATATGTTTTTGCTTTGTTTGCAGTGTTTTCTCTAACATTCAGCCTCGCTCAACCGTTATCGGATTTGCTGGATTCGGCTTTTACTTTTTTGGGTAATTCTATCAGCGAATTTGTAACTATTCCTTGGTTGGAATCACTACTAGTTGATGGGGTTATAGCTGGCGTTGGTGGTGTTTTAGTTTTTATTCCACAGATTTTTATCTTATTTTTCTTCTTAGGATTCTTGGAAGAATCGGGATATTTACCAAGGGCGGCCTTTTTAGTTGACAGAATTGCCAGGAATTTTGGATTAAGTGGTAGATCTTTTATGTCTATTATTTTAGGTTTTGGTTGTAACGTCCCAGCCATTATC from Petrotoga mexicana DSM 14811 includes these protein-coding regions:
- a CDS encoding nucleotide sugar dehydrogenase; translation: MALLDKIKDKTAKVGVIGLGYVGLPLAVEKAKAGYPVLGFDIQKEKVEKVNKGINYIGDIVNSELEKLVEDGYLSATTDYDRIKECDCVMICVPTPLNKYKQPDLSFVVDSTKEVAKRLHPEMLIVLESTTYPGTTEEVILPLLQEYGFKVGKDFYLAFSPERVDPGNLIYKTKNTPKVVGGVTEKCTLHAKTLYENVLNAGVFTVSSPKEAEMSKILENTFRIVNIGLINEMAILAKKMGINIWQVIDAAATKPFGFMPFYPGPGVGGHCIPIDPFYLTYKAREFDYHTRIIELAGEINDYMPEYVIERLMDILNENKKCLNGSKILMLGVSYKNDIDDLRESPALKILELLEKKGAEVKIHDPYIKNFSHKGIEYKTVDLTKELLEESDAVLITTGHKKVDYNFVLENADIVFDTKNITKGLREKYPEKVSLL
- a CDS encoding Gfo/Idh/MocA family protein; the encoded protein is MLKLAVIGCGRIAQKKHTEAIIKNSDIIENVAVCDLKEERAEQFAGKVENSGLNKPEIYTDYSKLLKRTDIDAVAIATESGNHYEITMEAMQNNKHVLVEKPMALSTKHMNEMIEFAKRKNLKLGVCFQNRFNPPIQELRKKITTNSFGRILHGQASIRWNRNEEYYKQAKWRGTWEYDGGTLMNQCTHNIDLLLWNMGSEIDEIYGVIKNFTHPYIEAEDFGGAIIKFKNGSVGIIEGSANIYPKNLEETLSIFGEKGTVVIGGLAVNKIKHWRFEGEDGHPFQNLPDPDTVYGSGHIPLYRDFYQSIEEDREPFINGDEGKKAVEAVLGIYNSALLDRPVKFPIDFSTIEMKGDIKSI
- a CDS encoding mandelate racemase/muconate lactonizing enzyme family protein yields the protein MRITDLKFEKIKIKLKKPFVISRGATEYCESVLVKITTDEGYYGFGEATPSRSVTGESIDSVTFVLKTFKEILIGQDPLAIERIHYILNKAIAGNTAAKAAVDIALYDIKGKVMQEPLYKLLGGFENKVQTDITIGIGAPQEMANEAKESVDKGFNILKIKTGVDLKNDIEAIRLIRNSVGDNVRLKIDANQGWNIHDTLTAIKMIENYNVEAVEQPLADWDFDGSALLRKKADMKIILDESVHNAHDAMHAMKKDSADMINIKLMKSGGLYEAEKINAIAESAGINCMVGCMVETKVALTAGASLVAAKRNITDADLDSFMYYEEFEGIKGGFEVKGDTIILLDKPGLGIEINM
- the iadA gene encoding beta-aspartyl-peptidase; its protein translation is MLTLIKNATVYSPKALGKKDILIGGEKILELVDSIELNSNLKVEIIDAEDYIVVPGFIDSHVHITGGGGEGGYSTRTPEIFVSKIVNSGITTVVGVLGTDNATRSMQNLIAKAKALKQEGISCYTYTGSYHFPIKTFTGRIIDDLVFIEEIIGVGEVAISDHRGSQPTLEELIRLTSEARVGGILSKKAGIVNIHVGRGEKFIQILIDVVENSELPITQFLPTHMNKGEKALKTCKNFIEMGGRIDFTTSSSKKKDKEDPSKPSKALKLLLEDGVSIDNISFSSDGQGSLPQFDDKGNYLGLTVADVGTLFEEVKDCVLQQDIPLEEALKVITINPANFLKLENKGQIKENFDADIVFLDKSNLEIKKVMARGRTI
- a CDS encoding FeoA family protein — protein: MLIPLHNLFIGQKGKIVSLNIEGESTKNRLIAMGITPGKFIELAHVSPFGDPLVFKIGEKKVVLRRSEASRIIVDVPYKVFNLLESEIGKYEIIDIKGGRNFVEEMKSMGLYKGVNINLVNKLGNRIIIDVDGKKYELGRGRASKIFCKKVE